One window from the genome of Pandoraea fibrosis encodes:
- a CDS encoding ABC transporter ATP-binding protein, translated as MSLPLLQTHALTLRAGERVLVDWLDLAVATGECWCLAGPNGAGKTTLLGTLAGLRPMESRPQRGAAIAGSGRVEIGGKPLAQWRAAPLARVRALMPQQTRDAFGATALEVVLAGRHPYLTQGRWGAWESDEDVATAMAALAQVGLEAFAARDVTTLSGGERQRVSLAAVLAQATPLLLLDEPVAHLDLHHQIDALEQVSRHAQRDEAAVIFSCHDLNLARRFATHALLLDGRGGWRAGPVHEVLSAEHCSDAFGYPLRLIRDGEDEALVPVRRS; from the coding sequence ATGAGTCTACCGCTGCTGCAAACCCATGCCCTCACATTGCGCGCCGGCGAGCGTGTGCTCGTCGATTGGCTCGATCTTGCCGTCGCGACGGGGGAGTGCTGGTGTCTGGCAGGACCGAACGGGGCTGGCAAGACCACATTGCTCGGCACGCTCGCCGGCTTGCGTCCGATGGAGAGCCGCCCACAGCGCGGCGCGGCCATTGCCGGCAGTGGTCGCGTGGAGATCGGCGGCAAGCCACTGGCGCAGTGGCGTGCCGCGCCGCTTGCCAGGGTGCGGGCGCTGATGCCGCAGCAAACACGCGACGCGTTCGGCGCCACGGCCCTCGAAGTCGTGCTGGCCGGACGTCACCCGTATCTGACGCAAGGGCGCTGGGGCGCGTGGGAGTCGGACGAAGACGTGGCCACCGCTATGGCGGCGCTCGCACAAGTCGGTCTGGAAGCCTTTGCGGCGCGTGATGTCACGACGCTCTCGGGCGGCGAGCGTCAGCGTGTGTCGCTGGCCGCTGTACTGGCGCAGGCCACGCCACTGTTGCTGCTCGACGAGCCGGTGGCCCATCTCGACCTGCATCATCAGATCGACGCCCTCGAACAGGTGTCGCGCCACGCGCAACGTGACGAAGCCGCCGTCATCTTCTCGTGCCACGATCTGAATCTCGCGCGGCGCTTCGCCACGCACGCGCTGTTGCTCGATGGCCGTGGCGGCTGGCGCGCCGGCCCCGTGCATGAAGTGCTTTCGGCCGAACATTGCAGCGATGCTTTCGGCTATCCGCTGCGCCTCATTCGCGATGGCGAGGACGAGGCACTCGTGCCCGTGCGCCGTTCCTGA
- a CDS encoding adenosylcobinamide-GDP ribazoletransferase, whose amino-acid sequence MTTPSPDPLHDAAPPSRDLVTQDPPAHAQTASPSFGDARGQLRLFLSALGFFTRVPIPQWVGYSPEQLNAATRYFPLVGVFVGAVVALLTVAMGKLWSPPLAIALGLGVSVLLTGAFHEDGLADSVDAFGGAFTRERVLEIMHDSRIGTYGAVALWLALAVKWQALVDIQSAVGWGGFAVVLIGAHAASRSMAISLLRTLDYVRAQGKAKPVAQRLSLNGLMFGIACSVPWWLWPDWRAGVTGAVVLVAVRAGFIRYLRRRLGGYTGDTLGFAQQIGELALYLTVCAWI is encoded by the coding sequence ATGACGACCCCGTCCCCCGACCCCTTGCACGATGCGGCACCGCCGTCGCGCGATCTGGTGACGCAGGATCCGCCGGCGCACGCGCAGACTGCGTCGCCGTCGTTCGGGGACGCCAGGGGACAGTTGCGACTCTTTCTTAGCGCGCTTGGCTTCTTCACGCGCGTGCCGATTCCGCAGTGGGTCGGTTATTCCCCCGAACAGTTGAATGCCGCGACGCGTTATTTCCCGCTCGTCGGCGTGTTCGTCGGCGCAGTCGTCGCGTTGCTGACGGTAGCGATGGGGAAGTTGTGGTCGCCGCCTCTCGCCATCGCGCTCGGGTTGGGGGTGAGTGTGCTGCTCACAGGGGCGTTTCACGAGGACGGACTGGCCGATTCGGTCGATGCGTTCGGTGGCGCGTTCACGCGTGAGCGCGTGCTGGAGATCATGCACGACTCGCGCATCGGCACCTACGGCGCCGTGGCGTTGTGGCTGGCGCTTGCCGTGAAGTGGCAAGCGCTCGTCGACATTCAGTCGGCAGTGGGGTGGGGCGGGTTTGCCGTGGTGCTGATCGGCGCACATGCGGCGAGCCGCAGCATGGCCATCAGCCTGCTGCGCACGCTCGACTATGTGCGTGCGCAAGGCAAGGCCAAACCCGTTGCCCAGCGGCTCAGCCTGAACGGACTCATGTTCGGTATCGCATGCAGCGTGCCGTGGTGGCTATGGCCGGACTGGCGCGCGGGCGTGACCGGCGCTGTCGTGCTGGTCGCCGTGCGCGCAGGCTTCATTCGCTATCTGCGCCGGCGTCTCGGTGGCTATACCGGCGATACGCTGGGCTTCGCTCAGCAAATCGGCGAACTCGCGTTATACCTGACGGTGTGCGCGTGGATCTGA
- the cobT gene encoding nicotinate-nucleotide--dimethylbenzimidazole phosphoribosyltransferase encodes MTAFRPLLNELFDIAAPSSEMDAALDHAIDIKTKPPGSLGALERVAHQIGRIQQSVAPDLARPTMLVFAGDHGVVAAGVSPYPQAVTAQMVLNFLRGGAAINVFCRTHGIELEVVNAGVAADFPTHASLVDIPVARGTQNFLDAPAMTREQLDTALAAGAARVVAHASRGARMIGFGEMGIGNTSSAACLMQRLTGLPLAACVGRGTGVDDEGLARKTAILERALAAHPATGDTPDPLETLATFGGFEIAMMTGAYLAAAKLGLVIVVDGFISTSALLVAARVSPAVLDYCVFAHASDETGHRAMLDILGARPLLQLGLRLGEGTGAALAMPLIQAAAAFLREMATFEDAGVSDREAAGQ; translated from the coding sequence ATGACCGCTTTTCGCCCGTTGCTTAACGAACTGTTCGATATCGCAGCGCCGTCCTCCGAGATGGACGCCGCACTCGACCATGCCATCGACATCAAGACGAAGCCGCCGGGCAGTCTGGGCGCGCTCGAGCGCGTCGCCCATCAGATCGGCCGGATTCAGCAAAGTGTGGCCCCCGATCTCGCGCGTCCCACGATGCTGGTTTTCGCGGGCGATCACGGCGTGGTGGCGGCCGGCGTGAGTCCGTATCCGCAGGCAGTGACAGCGCAGATGGTGCTTAACTTCCTGAGAGGCGGCGCGGCGATCAATGTGTTCTGTCGTACGCATGGCATTGAGCTTGAAGTGGTCAACGCCGGTGTGGCGGCAGACTTTCCGACGCACGCGTCGCTCGTCGACATTCCTGTGGCGCGCGGCACGCAGAATTTCCTCGACGCGCCGGCCATGACGCGTGAGCAACTCGACACGGCGCTGGCTGCCGGTGCGGCGCGTGTCGTCGCACATGCGTCGCGGGGCGCGCGCATGATCGGCTTCGGTGAGATGGGCATCGGCAACACGTCGTCGGCGGCGTGTCTGATGCAGCGACTGACCGGCCTGCCGCTCGCCGCCTGTGTCGGTCGTGGCACGGGCGTCGATGACGAAGGACTGGCGCGCAAGACGGCCATTCTCGAACGCGCGCTCGCGGCGCATCCGGCCACCGGCGATACCCCCGATCCGCTGGAAACGCTCGCGACCTTCGGTGGCTTCGAGATCGCCATGATGACGGGCGCGTATCTCGCCGCCGCGAAGCTTGGGCTCGTGATCGTCGTGGACGGCTTCATCAGCACCTCTGCGCTGCTCGTGGCCGCGCGGGTATCGCCGGCGGTACTCGACTACTGTGTCTTCGCGCACGCCTCGGATGAAACCGGCCATCGCGCGATGCTCGATATCCTGGGCGCAAGACCGTTGCTGCAATTGGGGCTGCGTCTGGGGGAGGGCACGGGGGCCGCGCTGGCGATGCCGTTGATTCAGGCCGCTGCCGCATTCTTGCGTGAGATGGCGACGTTCGAAGACGCGGGCGTGAGCGATCGCGAGGCCGCAGGGCAATGA
- a CDS encoding electron transfer flavoprotein subunit alpha/FixB family protein — translation MSILVIAEHDNQSIKAATLNTVTAALQCGDDVHVLVAGSNAKAAADAAAQIAGVKKVLLADAPYFADGLAENIADEVVSIAGNYSHILATATAYGKNIAPRVAALLDVAQISDITKVDSADTFERPIYAGNAIATVQSADKVKVITVRSTGFDPAAATGGSAAVEAVAATPDAGVSQFVGREVTKLDRPELTSAKIIVSGGRGLGSGENYTKVLEPLADKLGAALGASRAAVDAGYVPNDYQVGQTGKIVAPQLYIAVGISGAIQHLAGMKDSKVIVAINKDPEAPIFSVADYGLVGDLFTVVPELTGAL, via the coding sequence ATGAGCATTCTGGTAATTGCCGAACACGACAACCAATCGATCAAGGCGGCGACGCTCAACACGGTGACGGCAGCGCTGCAATGCGGCGACGACGTGCACGTGCTGGTGGCCGGCTCGAACGCGAAGGCGGCGGCTGACGCGGCTGCGCAGATCGCGGGCGTGAAGAAGGTGCTGCTGGCGGATGCGCCGTACTTCGCCGACGGTCTGGCCGAGAACATCGCCGACGAGGTGGTGTCGATCGCGGGCAACTATTCGCACATTCTGGCCACGGCCACCGCCTACGGCAAGAACATCGCGCCGCGCGTGGCAGCGCTGCTGGACGTCGCACAGATTTCGGATATCACGAAGGTCGACAGCGCCGACACGTTCGAGCGTCCGATCTATGCGGGCAACGCGATTGCGACGGTGCAAAGCGCGGACAAGGTGAAAGTGATCACGGTGCGCTCGACGGGTTTCGACCCGGCGGCGGCGACGGGCGGCAGCGCGGCGGTGGAAGCCGTGGCGGCAACGCCGGACGCGGGCGTGTCGCAGTTCGTGGGGCGTGAGGTGACGAAGCTGGACCGTCCGGAGCTCACGAGCGCGAAGATCATCGTCTCGGGTGGCCGGGGGCTGGGCAGCGGGGAGAACTACACCAAGGTGCTGGAGCCGCTGGCGGACAAGCTGGGTGCGGCGCTGGGCGCGTCGCGCGCGGCGGTGGACGCGGGGTATGTGCCGAACGACTATCAGGTGGGTCAGACGGGCAAGATCGTGGCACCGCAGTTGTATATCGCGGTGGGGATTTCCGGGGCGATCCAGCACTTGGCCGGGATGAAGGATTCGAAGGTGATCGTGGCGATCAACAAGGATCCGGAAGCGCCGATTTTCTCGGTGGCGGACTACGGTCTGGTGGGCGATCTGTTCACGGTGGTGCCGGAACTGACGGGCGCGCTGTAA
- the cobO gene encoding cob(I)yrinic acid a,c-diamide adenosyltransferase produces MTQDKPQPTPPSQPEADTENDGRNERHRTRMVRKKAVIDDKIAQAQRDCGVIVITTGNGKGKSSSGFGMVVRAMGHGMKTGVVQFIKGAIPTGEEKFLRRFPEACEFHVMGEGYTWETQDRTRDIAKAEAAWEQARRMLRDPSFGLVLFDELNIALKLGYLDVNTVVADLAARPEMQHVVITGRGAPQALIDAADTVTDMTPVKHAFAQGIRAQPGVEM; encoded by the coding sequence ATGACGCAAGACAAGCCGCAACCCACACCGCCGTCCCAACCGGAAGCCGACACCGAGAACGACGGCCGCAACGAGCGCCATCGCACGCGCATGGTGCGCAAGAAGGCCGTCATCGACGACAAGATCGCCCAGGCGCAGCGCGACTGTGGCGTGATTGTCATCACGACCGGCAACGGCAAGGGCAAGTCGAGTTCCGGCTTCGGCATGGTGGTGCGCGCGATGGGCCACGGCATGAAGACGGGCGTCGTGCAATTCATCAAGGGCGCGATCCCGACCGGCGAGGAAAAATTCCTGCGTCGCTTTCCCGAAGCGTGCGAGTTCCATGTGATGGGCGAAGGCTATACGTGGGAGACGCAAGACCGCACACGCGACATCGCCAAAGCGGAAGCGGCCTGGGAGCAGGCGCGTCGCATGTTGCGCGACCCGTCGTTCGGCCTGGTGCTGTTCGACGAACTGAATATCGCGCTCAAGCTCGGCTATCTCGATGTGAATACCGTGGTGGCCGATCTGGCGGCGCGTCCCGAGATGCAGCACGTCGTGATCACCGGTCGCGGTGCCCCGCAGGCGCTCATCGACGCCGCCGACACCGTGACCGACATGACGCCGGTGAAGCACGCGTTTGCCCAGGGCATCCGCGCGCAGCCCGGCGTGGAAATGTAA
- a CDS encoding electron transfer flavoprotein subunit beta/FixA family protein yields MKILVPVKRVVDYNVKVRVKSDGSGVDIANVKMSMNPFDEIAVEEAVRLKEAGVATEVIAVSAGVAQSQETLRTALAIGADRAILIESDEELQPLAVAKLLKAIVDKEQPQLVILGKQAIDDDSNQTGQMLAALARLPQATFASKVTVADNRAQVTREVDGGLETVSLSLPAVITTDLRLNEPRYVTLPNIMKAKKKPLETVKPADLGVDVSPRLKTLKVAEPPKRSAGVKVADVAALVDKLKTEAKVI; encoded by the coding sequence ATGAAGATCCTGGTACCGGTCAAACGGGTAGTGGATTACAACGTAAAGGTTCGCGTGAAGAGCGACGGCAGCGGCGTCGACATTGCGAACGTGAAGATGTCGATGAATCCGTTCGACGAAATCGCGGTGGAAGAGGCAGTGCGCCTGAAGGAAGCGGGCGTAGCCACGGAAGTGATCGCGGTGTCGGCGGGCGTGGCGCAGTCGCAGGAGACGCTGCGCACGGCGCTGGCCATCGGCGCGGATCGCGCGATCCTGATCGAGTCGGACGAGGAATTGCAGCCGCTGGCGGTGGCCAAGCTGCTCAAGGCGATCGTGGACAAGGAGCAACCGCAACTGGTGATCCTTGGCAAGCAAGCGATCGACGACGACTCCAATCAAACCGGTCAGATGCTCGCGGCGCTTGCCAGGCTGCCGCAGGCGACGTTCGCCTCGAAGGTGACGGTGGCGGATAACCGGGCACAGGTCACGCGCGAGGTGGACGGCGGTCTGGAGACGGTGTCGCTGTCGTTGCCGGCAGTGATCACGACGGACTTGCGCCTGAACGAGCCGCGTTATGTGACGCTGCCCAACATCATGAAGGCGAAGAAGAAGCCGCTGGAGACGGTCAAGCCTGCGGATCTGGGCGTGGATGTGAGCCCGCGTCTGAAGACGCTGAAGGTGGCCGAGCCGCCCAAGCGCAGCGCAGGGGTGAAGGTGGCGGACGTGGCAGCGCTCGTCGATAAGCTGAAGACCGAAGCGAAGGTCATCTAA
- a CDS encoding cell division protein ZapA, with the protein MTIKQLEVNILEQSYRLACPPEHEADLLSAVSRVDAEMSKVRAQSSVRGTDRIAVMAALSLASELLALEKSIAAGQAFPAEEIQSRMQRMHERLSAVIDQYQS; encoded by the coding sequence ATGACGATCAAGCAGCTCGAAGTCAATATTCTCGAACAGTCCTACCGGCTGGCCTGCCCGCCGGAACATGAGGCTGATCTGCTGTCCGCCGTGTCGCGCGTCGATGCCGAAATGAGCAAGGTTCGCGCCCAGAGCAGCGTGCGCGGTACCGACCGCATTGCCGTCATGGCAGCGTTGAGCCTGGCATCCGAATTGCTTGCCCTGGAAAAAAGTATTGCTGCCGGACAAGCATTCCCCGCCGAAGAAATTCAGAGTAGAATGCAACGCATGCACGAACGATTAAGCGCTGTGATCGATCAGTATCAAAGCTGA
- a CDS encoding FecCD family ABC transporter permease: MTLRRALAIWAGLAGVALVVLLASLMLGSVPVSLGEIGTLLLGHDAGLAGDVVWRLRLPRALAAFACGGLLAVAGTLMQTLLRNPLADPYVLGISGGAGVAALTSLALMLPFFWVQTSAFAGALAAIAIVMALSHRSFLHPGDQDSSTKLLLTGVMMAAGFGALATLILTLAPDASLRGMLFWLTGDLNGVDRAALPLIVLAVTLLIVCPVAHRLNVLLRGEAVAQAVGVAVGPLRARIYLAASLATAVAVTTAGSIGFIGLVVPHILRLRFGNDQRMLLPAAALAGGALLMLADLVARTIIAPTQLPVGVITAMIGVPVFLWLLSRRAIR; this comes from the coding sequence ATGACGCTGCGTCGCGCGCTCGCCATCTGGGCAGGACTGGCCGGCGTTGCGCTGGTCGTTCTGCTCGCGTCGCTCATGCTGGGCAGCGTGCCGGTCTCGTTGGGCGAGATCGGCACGTTGTTGCTGGGTCACGACGCCGGTCTTGCCGGCGACGTGGTCTGGCGCCTGCGTCTGCCGCGTGCGCTCGCGGCGTTTGCCTGCGGCGGCCTGCTCGCCGTCGCCGGCACGCTGATGCAGACCCTGTTGCGCAATCCACTCGCCGACCCCTACGTGTTGGGGATTTCGGGCGGCGCAGGGGTGGCCGCGCTCACCTCGCTGGCGCTCATGTTGCCCTTCTTCTGGGTGCAAACGAGTGCCTTCGCCGGCGCGCTCGCGGCCATCGCTATCGTGATGGCGCTCTCGCACCGCAGTTTCCTGCACCCTGGCGATCAGGACAGCAGCACCAAGCTACTGCTCACTGGCGTGATGATGGCCGCCGGCTTCGGCGCACTTGCCACGCTCATTCTCACGCTTGCGCCCGATGCCAGCCTGCGCGGCATGCTGTTCTGGCTCACCGGCGATCTGAACGGCGTCGACCGGGCCGCCCTGCCGTTGATCGTGCTGGCGGTTACGCTGCTCATTGTGTGTCCCGTGGCGCATCGGCTGAACGTGCTCTTGCGCGGCGAAGCGGTGGCGCAGGCCGTTGGTGTTGCCGTCGGCCCGCTGCGTGCCCGTATCTATCTGGCGGCGTCGCTGGCCACGGCGGTTGCCGTGACAACGGCCGGCAGCATCGGCTTCATCGGACTTGTCGTGCCGCACATTCTGCGTCTGCGTTTCGGCAACGATCAGCGCATGCTGTTGCCTGCCGCTGCGCTCGCCGGCGGTGCGTTGCTCATGCTCGCCGATCTGGTGGCGCGCACGATCATCGCCCCGACGCAACTCCCCGTCGGTGTCATTACCGCGATGATCGGCGTGCCGGTCTTTCTGTGGCTCCTTTCCCGGCGGGCCATCCGATGA
- a CDS encoding acyl-CoA dehydrogenase, protein MSYQAPIKDMQFVMNELADLTSIAALPGYEDASPELAQAVLEEAARFNQEVLAPLNVIGDQQPSTWKEGVVTTTPGFKDAFRKFSEAGWQGVLHPQEFGGQGLPKLVATPCTEMLNAANLSFALCPLLTDGAVEALLTAGTDAQRALYVPKLLSGEWTGTMNLTEPQAGSDLALVRTRAEREADGTYRIFGTKIFITFGEHDMAGNIVHLVLARTPDAPPGVKGISLFIVPKFDVDAEGNLGARNDVHCVSIEHKLGIKASPTAVLQFGDNGGAKGYLIGEENRGLEYMFIMMNAARFAVGMQGVAVADRAYQHAVAYARDRLQSRPVDGSSRDAVSIIHHPDVKRMLMTMRALTEGARALAYVAAAQADIGHHAADAAERKRAQAVYEFLVPIVKGWSTEMSLEVTSLGVQVHGGMGFIEETGAAQYYRDARILPIYEGTTAIQANDLIGRKTLRDGGAVARALCEQILSTENELRAAGGVGHSVAERLAKGREALSIVVDYVVANTQDNANAVFAGSVPYLKLAGIVLGGWQMGRALLAAQKLRDQDPSFYDAKIGTARFFADHILTQAPGLAQTITEGADSALSLTEAQF, encoded by the coding sequence ATGAGTTATCAGGCCCCGATCAAGGACATGCAGTTCGTGATGAACGAACTGGCGGACCTGACGAGCATCGCGGCATTGCCGGGCTATGAGGATGCCTCGCCCGAACTTGCGCAGGCCGTGCTCGAGGAAGCCGCACGTTTCAATCAGGAAGTGTTGGCGCCGCTGAACGTCATTGGCGATCAACAGCCGAGTACGTGGAAGGAGGGTGTCGTCACCACGACGCCGGGTTTCAAGGACGCCTTCCGGAAGTTTTCGGAAGCCGGCTGGCAGGGGGTGCTGCATCCACAGGAGTTCGGCGGACAGGGGCTGCCCAAGCTCGTCGCCACGCCCTGCACGGAAATGCTCAATGCCGCGAATCTGTCGTTCGCCCTGTGCCCGCTGCTGACCGATGGCGCGGTCGAAGCATTGCTCACCGCAGGTACCGACGCACAACGTGCGCTCTACGTCCCGAAGCTGCTCTCGGGCGAGTGGACCGGCACGATGAACCTGACCGAGCCGCAGGCCGGGTCCGATCTCGCGTTGGTGCGCACGCGTGCTGAGCGCGAAGCGGACGGCACCTATCGCATCTTCGGCACGAAGATCTTCATCACGTTCGGCGAGCACGACATGGCAGGGAACATCGTGCATCTCGTGCTGGCGCGCACGCCCGATGCGCCGCCGGGCGTGAAGGGCATTTCGCTGTTCATCGTACCGAAGTTCGATGTCGATGCCGAGGGCAATCTCGGCGCGCGCAACGATGTGCATTGCGTGTCCATCGAACATAAGCTCGGTATCAAGGCGAGCCCGACCGCGGTGCTGCAATTCGGCGACAACGGCGGGGCGAAGGGCTACCTCATCGGCGAGGAGAATCGCGGTCTCGAATACATGTTCATCATGATGAACGCCGCACGTTTTGCGGTGGGCATGCAAGGTGTGGCCGTGGCCGACCGGGCTTATCAGCACGCCGTGGCGTATGCACGCGATCGTCTGCAAAGCCGCCCGGTGGATGGCTCCTCACGCGACGCCGTGTCGATCATCCATCACCCTGACGTCAAGCGCATGCTCATGACGATGCGTGCACTGACCGAAGGTGCGCGCGCCCTCGCTTATGTGGCAGCGGCGCAGGCCGATATCGGACATCACGCCGCCGATGCCGCCGAGCGCAAACGTGCGCAGGCTGTCTACGAGTTCCTCGTGCCGATCGTGAAGGGCTGGAGCACGGAAATGTCGCTGGAGGTCACGAGCCTTGGCGTGCAGGTGCACGGCGGCATGGGCTTCATTGAAGAGACGGGCGCCGCACAGTACTATCGCGACGCACGCATTCTTCCCATCTACGAAGGCACGACAGCGATTCAGGCGAACGACCTGATCGGCCGCAAGACCTTGCGCGATGGCGGCGCGGTGGCGCGTGCGTTGTGCGAGCAGATCCTCTCGACGGAGAACGAACTGCGCGCGGCGGGCGGTGTGGGACATTCGGTGGCGGAGCGTCTCGCAAAGGGCCGCGAAGCGTTGTCGATCGTAGTCGATTACGTGGTTGCCAACACGCAGGACAACGCGAATGCCGTGTTTGCGGGCAGCGTGCCGTACCTGAAGCTCGCTGGTATCGTGCTGGGTGGCTGGCAGATGGGGCGCGCGTTGCTCGCGGCGCAAAAATTGCGCGATCAGGACCCGTCGTTCTACGACGCCAAGATCGGCACGGCCCGTTTCTTCGCGGATCACATCCTCACGCAGGCGCCGGGTCTTGCGCAGACGATTACCGAGGGGGCGGACTCGGCGCTGTCGCTGACCGAAGCGCAGTTCTGA
- a CDS encoding TonB-dependent receptor plug domain-containing protein, whose protein sequence is MRTHVRAMALHAPAFARLAPASAALVPAPHCLALAAAMLAASVGAHAQSSPSTDATPAAPIIVAANTAANPTAAQLETTVVTASRTEQKLADTLAATSVITREDIEQSQAQDLPTLLRGQAGVEIVQNGGFGTSASIFMRGAASNASLVLIDGVPVNSATSGTTNIAQIPVSQIDHIEIVRGNVSALYGSQAVGGVIQIFTRKGDGGPPRAYAEVGYGTNNTTQANAGIAGSFEDGKTRFSLDVSRFHTNGISAQDPRFAPKVNPNRNGDDNTSVSASLSRKFGDTWEAGVRLFQSDGSSSYDNAFGKPTDLNDTDARVRQISGYVKGNITDKWNTRFTVTQGDDYSYNYLNGKGNGNFHTSSNQIDWANEYAFMPNQKLIAGYTRLEQTVESNTNFGRNNRHLDSPYLGYEGTFGKHQVQANVRRDVYSDFGGANSYWLGYGYHLTNQWKIMANASDGFRAPTFNELFYPGYGNPNLQPERSISKELAVQFDGGERLGLVKLTGFQTNYTNLIQSLTVFPYTAANVAKARVEGLELTYTGRPLFGVDVRASFTRQNPTDLDADKQLARRAKQFGSIGLSKTFDKFTVGGDVFYSGERYDTGGQHLGAYTLVNLRARYDIDKSWYVSAHLDNVFNKNYQTVYAYNTLGRAIYVSLGWKQF, encoded by the coding sequence ATGCGCACCCACGTTCGCGCGATGGCGCTGCACGCGCCTGCCTTTGCTCGCCTGGCCCCGGCGAGCGCCGCCTTGGTTCCCGCCCCGCACTGCCTCGCCCTTGCCGCCGCTATGCTCGCTGCGAGCGTTGGCGCTCACGCACAGTCGTCGCCATCGACCGATGCGACGCCCGCCGCTCCGATCATCGTTGCCGCCAACACGGCCGCGAATCCCACGGCCGCCCAGCTAGAGACAACCGTCGTGACGGCCTCGCGCACCGAACAGAAGCTGGCCGACACGCTCGCCGCCACCTCGGTGATCACCCGTGAGGACATCGAACAAAGCCAGGCGCAAGATCTGCCGACGCTGCTGCGCGGTCAGGCCGGCGTGGAAATCGTGCAGAACGGTGGCTTCGGCACATCGGCCAGCATCTTCATGCGCGGTGCGGCATCGAACGCCTCGCTCGTGCTCATCGACGGCGTGCCGGTCAACTCGGCCACGTCGGGCACGACCAACATCGCGCAGATTCCGGTGTCGCAGATCGATCACATCGAGATTGTGCGAGGCAACGTCTCGGCCCTGTACGGCTCGCAAGCCGTGGGCGGCGTGATTCAGATCTTCACGCGCAAGGGCGACGGCGGTCCGCCGCGCGCCTATGCCGAAGTGGGCTACGGCACCAATAACACCACGCAGGCCAACGCCGGTATTGCCGGATCGTTCGAAGACGGCAAGACCCGCTTCTCGCTGGACGTCTCGCGTTTTCACACTAACGGCATTTCCGCACAAGATCCGCGATTCGCGCCGAAGGTCAACCCGAACCGCAACGGCGACGACAACACGAGCGTGAGCGCATCGCTCTCGCGCAAGTTCGGCGACACATGGGAAGCCGGCGTGCGTTTGTTCCAGAGCGACGGCAGCAGCAGCTACGACAACGCCTTCGGCAAGCCGACCGATCTGAACGACACCGACGCTCGTGTGCGTCAGATTTCGGGCTACGTGAAAGGCAACATCACGGACAAGTGGAACACGCGCTTCACCGTCACGCAGGGCGACGATTACAGCTACAACTACCTGAATGGCAAGGGCAACGGCAACTTCCACACGTCGAGCAACCAGATCGACTGGGCCAACGAATATGCCTTCATGCCGAACCAGAAGCTGATCGCCGGGTACACGCGCCTGGAACAGACGGTCGAGAGCAACACCAACTTCGGCCGCAACAACCGCCATCTCGATTCGCCCTATCTGGGCTACGAAGGCACGTTCGGCAAGCATCAGGTGCAGGCGAACGTGCGCCGCGACGTGTACTCCGACTTCGGCGGGGCCAACAGCTACTGGCTGGGCTATGGCTACCACCTGACCAATCAGTGGAAGATCATGGCCAATGCGTCGGACGGCTTCCGCGCGCCGACCTTCAACGAGTTGTTCTACCCGGGCTACGGCAATCCGAACCTGCAACCGGAACGTTCGATCTCCAAGGAACTGGCCGTTCAGTTCGACGGCGGCGAACGTCTCGGTCTGGTCAAGTTGACTGGGTTCCAGACCAACTATACGAACCTCATCCAGTCGCTGACGGTGTTCCCGTACACTGCCGCGAACGTGGCCAAGGCGCGTGTCGAAGGTCTTGAGCTGACCTACACGGGGCGCCCGCTCTTCGGCGTGGACGTGCGCGCGTCGTTCACACGTCAGAACCCGACCGATCTGGATGCCGACAAGCAACTCGCGCGTCGTGCCAAGCAGTTCGGATCGATCGGCCTGTCGAAAACGTTCGACAAGTTCACCGTCGGCGGCGATGTGTTCTACAGTGGCGAGCGTTACGATACGGGCGGCCAGCATCTCGGCGCTTACACGCTCGTCAACCTGCGGGCGCGCTACGATATCGACAAATCCTGGTACGTCTCGGCGCACCTGGACAACGTCTTCAACAAGAACTACCAGACGGTCTATGCCTACAACACCCTCGGGCGCGCGATTTACGTCTCGCTCGGCTGGAAACAGTTCTAA